Proteins found in one Leptospira neocaledonica genomic segment:
- a CDS encoding TRL-like family protein, producing MFLTNCLYTNIKSPGWYYSQSYSDVRGMEPVGKLEGTSCGTSWLWMVYTGDESYEAAVQNAIKDKADLLFDVQTDYSYKSFIFALYFEKCTRVTGIGVKLPQRLLKKE from the coding sequence ATGTTCCTTACGAACTGTCTTTATACAAATATCAAATCTCCCGGCTGGTACTATTCTCAAAGTTATTCAGACGTGAGAGGAATGGAACCGGTAGGAAAATTAGAAGGGACTTCCTGCGGAACTAGCTGGCTTTGGATGGTTTACACTGGGGACGAGAGTTACGAAGCTGCAGTCCAAAATGCGATCAAAGACAAAGCGGATCTTCTTTTCGATGTGCAAACGGATTATAGTTACAAATCCTTTATATTCGCTCTTTATTTTGAAAAATGCACCAGAGTTACCGGGATCGGAGTGAAACTTCCTCAAAGACTTTTGAAAAAAGAATGA
- the rocD gene encoding ornithine--oxo-acid transaminase: protein MHTQTSQFYFDTEKEYGAFNYEPLPVVLERGKGIFLWDTDGKRYFDFLSAYSAVNQGHCHPKIIETLKAQSEKLTLTSRAFYNDQLGPMEKFLCDIFGFNRMVPMNTGVEAAETSVKLARRWGYQVKKIPADKAKIVFASGNFWGRSIGAISASTDPTSRGDFGPFVPGFSIIPFNDIETLKKELKDPNVAAFMVEPIQGEAGVIVPRKGYLKEVRKLCSENNVLLILDEVQTGLGRTGKLLAADHENVKPDLLVLGKALSGGTLPVSAVLGSDEIILTLKPGTHGSTFGGNPLAAAVAKTAIQVLLEENLSENSEIRGIEFRSSLQALKSEYPEKVKEIRGKGLLNAVELFPDKTGPRAKKICYKLLESGILAKQTHDHTIRFAPPLCISKSELEEATSIILQTIRKTLD from the coding sequence ATGCACACGCAAACTTCCCAATTTTACTTCGATACCGAAAAAGAGTACGGAGCATTTAATTACGAACCTCTTCCGGTGGTGCTGGAAAGAGGGAAAGGTATATTTCTTTGGGATACGGATGGAAAAAGATATTTTGATTTTTTATCTGCATACAGCGCGGTAAACCAAGGCCATTGCCATCCTAAAATTATAGAAACCTTAAAGGCCCAATCCGAAAAACTAACTCTTACTTCTAGAGCATTCTATAATGACCAGCTCGGTCCTATGGAAAAATTTTTATGCGATATATTCGGATTCAATAGAATGGTCCCGATGAACACAGGAGTAGAAGCGGCCGAAACCTCCGTCAAACTTGCAAGAAGATGGGGATACCAAGTCAAAAAAATTCCAGCAGACAAAGCTAAGATCGTTTTTGCTTCCGGTAACTTTTGGGGAAGAAGTATCGGGGCAATTTCCGCTTCTACCGATCCTACCAGCAGGGGGGACTTTGGCCCTTTTGTCCCGGGATTTTCTATTATTCCATTTAATGATATCGAAACATTAAAGAAAGAATTAAAAGATCCTAATGTAGCCGCGTTCATGGTGGAGCCCATCCAAGGAGAAGCAGGCGTAATTGTTCCGAGAAAAGGTTACCTAAAAGAAGTTCGTAAACTTTGTTCCGAGAATAATGTTCTTCTGATCCTGGACGAAGTGCAAACTGGACTTGGAAGAACAGGCAAACTTTTAGCCGCAGATCATGAGAATGTAAAGCCGGATCTACTCGTATTAGGCAAAGCTTTGTCTGGAGGAACTCTTCCTGTCTCTGCAGTTTTGGGTTCCGACGAAATCATTCTAACTTTAAAACCTGGAACTCATGGATCCACATTCGGCGGAAACCCATTAGCCGCGGCAGTTGCCAAAACCGCCATTCAAGTATTATTGGAGGAAAATTTATCCGAGAACTCTGAAATAAGAGGAATAGAATTCCGTTCTTCTTTGCAGGCTCTAAAGTCGGAATATCCTGAGAAAGTAAAAGAGATCCGAGGAAAAGGATTATTAAACGCAGTAGAATTATTCCCCGACAAGACAGGACCAAGAGCCAAAAAAATTTGCTATAAACTATTAGAGTCCGGAATTCTCGCGAAACAAACTCATGATCATACCATCCGTTTCGCTCCTCCTCTTTGTATTTCCAAAAGCGAATTAGAAGAGGCGACTTCTATCATTCTCCAAACGATCCGTAAAACCCTT